In Cryptomeria japonica chromosome 5, Sugi_1.0, whole genome shotgun sequence, the genomic window ggggcatgccacccattaaatttacattttatggggcatttcttcacacctatttttctttctttgaaacaacgtgataaactgcaccgtctcaaaaaggggcaaatgtagtcccataaatctatccacttaattaaatgaatatttagtatttatttgattatttaaccatcaatcaataattaattaaattaatatatttaattaattcatcttaaccctcttctcctattaattaaataaattatttgatttatttgatttaattcacttaaccaaattcaaaccattaattaaataaataaatcatatttatttaattaaattttctctcacatttaaatcaattaatatttatttaaattcccccaaaatcccacctctcacatttaaataaattaacatttatttaaatcacctttatcctctacccacttgcattttcctacaaatgcaagttgcacaactattttaaataaatcatttatttaaatcacctttatcctccaccgacttgcattttcctacaaatgcaagttgtacaactattttaaataaatcatttatttaaatcacctttatcctccacccacttgcattttcctacaaatgcaagttgcacaactattttaaataaattatttatttaaaatcttatttatcctcacccacttgaaacctttaatagtttcccttaaagtcttcaaacttaatggcttccttctagagtcttctcaaacctttaatggtttcccttaaagtcttcaaaacttaatggctttaaagtcttcaaacttgatggcttccttctatagtcttcttaagcctttaatggtttcccttaaaatcttcaaactcaatggcttcccttaaagtcttcttaagactttaattgcttcccttaaaatcttcaagcctttaatggtttccctcaaagtcttcaagcattttaatgctttatcttcctttttctcatttaaataagttaatatttatttgaatatttatccaaatgcaaattacaccatttaaattgaaataaatgattttattttaattgaaaataccaaaattcctcccacttgcattttcctacaaaatccacttgcatgcctaaaccccttctagattcttctaaacctttccaaattaacctaatccatcccctaaatattgtcaaattcttaagcaaattggagtcacttctcaaaaactccaaagtctttgaaaagcaattaatgctttgtgtgttcaacaaattaacctctaaagtcttccaaaccacttatggctcttacatgaccattaatggttaattctacttgcacccatggttaagaactttgacccctaacttaaccttcatgtaacccatgtgtctcttcaaagcatttatttctttgactagggtagccatcatgtcccctcaaacatttaatgctccttatctctcctctcaagcctcctcatggtgacacttgtcaacatgggattgagttgaaagtctcacatggattgaatatctttcaatcctaacccttgttaagattactcaatcttaacccttcatttccccatttcttctataaatagaacccttctcttcaagcaaagaggaagcattagagtattgttgttatacaggtattagcatagagctttttcatagcatcactgtctacacttgcatagcattttcttatcatattcaaccatcttgaatctccatatggcatccatggatagtgctaaaagctgagagctagactcatttgggacttggagaggggagaaacaagggagaagcatcaaaaggcatcatggaagcatcttagggaggctcttatcctttcttttattttgttaaacttctttcatgctttttgaaatctcttttgatatgtttggaatggtttttagttctttgttttatttttatggttgaaactattttatggttgaaactaacttattaacattgaactttgttgttgccttgtccacatttccatgacatcacataGTATAGTACCATCGAATATTATCAGAAAGTAGACTAATCTACGCCAATATAGTCTATAAATGTACAAGGAGAAGGAAGAGTCAGGGTGGGGCACTACACTACTAATATCTTATTCCTTAAATATTCGACTACCTAAACTTCGGTGTCTAATTCATCCTCATTCTTAAATTCATCAATAAAGGCAGTCAAGACTCACATGCATTAAATGTCCAAACAAGACAAAACTAAAGTGGGCTACCTACATCCTTATGTAAGGACAAAATCTTGTAAGAGGAAAATTGCATGCCCCACTCAAATTTGACACCAACCTTTGCAAGTAGAGATCAATTGAACAAATGTGTATATAACCTTGTAGAGAATAAcatatttatatgtttatattgTTACACATATTCCTATTAGTTCACAACTAAATAGAAATATAGAAAAAATATTATGTTAAAAAGTAGATTCAAAGCACTATGTCTCTTGTTCTTGTCCTGTCCTCAAATTTAGAGCACCACTATCTTCAATATTCAATCAAATACCACTCTATTCTTATTTCAGAGAAAAGTGGCCACTTAAAGCCCCTTTTTGGTTCCTCATTTCGATGCACTAACTGCCAActcatttccatgcactaacaacattgaACAACTAACATTTTAAATCATTTGATATATCACTCCTTACATAATTACAATGCATCATATTAGCATctttgattttattcatttttgtaATGCAAATGGTTACTAATATCAATTGAAAGGAGATTATGTGAATCTCCATTATTTAgtcttctttttcattttttttattttactcCCACAACAACCAAGCCCACAAATACATCTGAATGCCAAATTGCAatggctattgaaatgattagcACTTAGTAGatttacattttcaatttttaaagtttgagaatagatttaaaaaattgaaaaagtggCCTAGGTGAATAATATatctaaaatttatatgaaaaatgtgACAGGTGAAAATGTACTTTTCAATAGAAGTAGTATAGGGTAGTTCCAATTGCTATAAGTCATTTGTAAATCTATATACAGACTGCCCTATATCATAGACCATAAAAaaatctcttttctttttttctaaacTTTGAATTGAAAAGAAATCTAGTGATTTCAGATCAGCAACCtagtcaaatcaaaatttaaaacGTATTAGTAAGCTTACCCACATAAAACTCCCAAAAATATTTGCCCGCAATTTCTTCTATTGCTTGGCCAGCATAATTAGAGAGCTCAAGCCCATATGACCACCAGCCAAATCTCTGCCACGCTTCAACAGCTTGCACCTCTCTTATTTTTATGTCTGGCATATGACTAACACACTAATAAAATTCCAATTTAATTACAGCCTTGATGCATTATCATTATTACTCTGAAAAATTGAAACTTCCATCCCAACGTCCTGTTTTCTCCTGTTGTATTCCATGGACTGATGTTTTTAGCTGTCGACCAGAGTGAAATGTTGCAACAGTTTCAAACTGCTTTTCAGCTTAAATCTGCAAGATTTGGAATATAAAAAGCAAAAAAGATCAACGTTGAGAATTTATGTCTCTCGATTCCTGCGAGAATTCATTAATAACTATGTGTCCTATCTTCCATAGAATATATCTAAATAGAGTAATCATTTTACCTTCATCACTACTTAAACCCTAAATATGCATTCCAAATCACCATTACGAACCCAAAACTTTGAAATCTAAATTTCAAACCAGCTATTGACTTAACAATCATTCTTTTATTACTTTGTGTACTTAGATAACCTGCGTTTTAACAAGTTGAagaaaaatggattataaaaaatGTTTTTGCTTTGAAAGATCCATTATAAAACTAATTCAAACAATAATCCTCGATTATTTACTCAAAACTATAAACTTATTCTGTTATTAGACATCAAGCAAAAACATATTATCAACTGATTTTTCAATTCAAATATTTTTCACTTAGTCCCTTCGGGATAACATTGCTTATAGTTTACCCTAGCAGAACATTATTGATCAACACTCAAGAATTCGATGACAAATTGAGACTCTGTATTCAGCAGATTTCAATGACACTGTATTGATCAGGTTTCTTGGGCACTGTGACAGTGAGCACTCCATTTTCCATGGCAGCTTTCGCCTCATCCACATTCGCATTCTCAGGTAGTGTGAAATGCCTCAGGAACCTCCCTTTGAAGCGTTCACAACGGAGATAATTCTTGCCCCCTTCTATGCTGCGTTCTCCGCTTATTTCCAGAATCCCACCGTCTACAATTCCTAATTTAACTGCTCCTTTATCCACTCCTGCAGCCAAACAGACAAAATCAAGTTCCATTTTTATTCATGAAAATGAAaccctaaataaataaataaataaataccagcAAGGTCGGCCTTGAAGACATGAGTATCTGCAGTTTCATGCCAATCTACCGGTGGAAATGTTGGAGTTTCGTAATAATTCGCGAAGTCTCTGCCGATATAAGACATTTTGTAACAATTCGCCAAATCGATAGAAAATGCGGCTTCTGACTTCACGCGTGATCTCTCTTGTTGGATCGGCTTGGAAGAAAATGGCAGATTGAAGCGTCTTATATATGTTGCTCAATTTTGTTCCAGAAGTTTCTCAAGGGGCCAGATATTTGCGGTACGTTAGGGAAAAGTTAttgttaaaatattatatattattttaagggcaccaaaataaatattgtaaatatgttaagaaattaataataatatataactGTTATTGGtactttatattttattataatgttTAAAAATACAAATTAATCTCATCGAATTTACAAAATAAAGTTAGTATATTTTGTTTAAAAAATCTATCTAAACTAACTTTCATGACATTGTAATTATCAATAAATATTATTAATCTAGGTTAGAATTTGGTTTCATGTCTACAaaggtttagggttagaatttaattttgttttagtttagggttcaatttggttgaaTATTAAAGTTAGTGTTCATACATTTAGAGTCAAATTTTGTTAAAGCTGGTTTTTAAGCTTTAATTTAGTGTAATGTTCATTTAGATTTCTGGATAAACAATTGAATGAACATTGCAATATATACCAAATGAACCAAATGACATACATAAAAAGATAATAAACAATTGAATGAACATTGCAATATATCATATGAACCAAACggtaaacataaaaaataataaacaattgaATGAACATTGCAATATATACCTATACAAGTTGGACAAAACCCTATTATCAAAAGcattatttcaaaatattaaatttgaTGCACACAATAGCCTAAGCTCTAATACTGCATTAGTCATCCAAATAACTTGGCTCGGGTGTGGTTTCTAGCTCCCATCCTACGTGGGTTAGGAGTTAGGTTTGAATTTGGGttgctattagggttagggttgaatttGGTTTCATGTCcacttaggtttagggttagggtttaattttgtttcaggctagggttcaatttggttgaatattatagttagggttcataCATTTAGAGTCAAATTtggttaaatatttaattaagctgATTTTTAAGGTTTAATTTTGTGTGATGTTCATTTAGCTTTAGCGATAAGGTTCAATTTGGTTAGATATGGTTTGGGTTAGGTTTTAATTTGGGTTCATATCAAATTAGGTTTGGGGTTGGTTAAGGTTTAATTTGGTATAATGCTAATGTTAGGATACTATAGGGTTTATTTTGGTTTTATGTTTAATTAGTTGTAGGGTTAGGCTTCAACTTGGTTTAGGTCTAGAGTTAAATTTGGTTTGGTCTtttggttagggttacaattaagtttcaaatttggtttcaacttTAGTTTAGTGTTATCAAGGTTACCTTGAATTTAGTTTGGGGCTattcaatcaaaataatttttaagtttagggtttaattaggattattgttcaattaggtttagagaAAGGACTCGAtttagtttagtgttagggttagggttcaacattgtttagtattagggttaggatttgatttagTTTAAGGTTATGACATAAGAATGGGTagtgtttaattagggttagggttagggtttaattagtttTAGGGataagttagggttagggttacaaataGTACTTTGTAAGAGTTAGTTTCAGGTTTAATGAGGGTTATaggaaaaatctttgatttatgACTAGGGTTAAAAAATAGTTAGAGTTATAATTCAATTAGCATTATGGTTCAAGAATAGTTAGGGCTAATGTTAAGGTTAGGTAAGGATTGGGGTTCAATTAGTTTTAGTTATAATtggggttagggttacaattatgatTACTATTAATTTGAGAATTGAAGTTAGGAAAAGGGTTATAATATCATTATTATTAAAATAAGTATAGTCTTCCATAATGTTATTGTTGATTTTAGAATTAAGAATAGACTTATTATGTTTTATGCTAacctttataattttattttattcttttcattTGAACTATCTAAAAAGTTCCTAAAAGTTTGCATCCTAtgttttatggttagggttaggttcaaTTATGATTAGATAATGTTTaggttaattagggttagggtttagttagTTTTAGGGATAAGTTACGGTTAGATGTAGTGttcatttagggttagggtttaataaggGTTATAAGAAAAATCTTTGATCTATGTTgaaaagaaggttagaaatgccaatagtggcatgttgtaagggttaagttgttgtgttgttgttcttgccatcaatgTTCAAGCCTcagagttgaaagaaaaaaaaaaggttagAATTATAATTCAATTAGCATTACTATTAATTTGAGAATCAAAGTTAGGGAAAGGGTTaatgatttttaaattttatttgctaATACTTGAGATTAGGTATGGGGTTAAAATTTTGAAGTAAGTATAAAGACTAAAATCTTGATATAATATAATAAGTGGTGTCTTCAAAACCATTAAAAATTATatacaaaattaaattaatttgattttgaTAATCACATATTTAAATTCTATTTTGATAAACATTATGGATTTTTACATATTAGCATTAGTATTAAGGGGTTTCAATTAGAATAACTATTGTTAATTTTAGAATAATCATAGGGCTAAAATTAGTTTTAGTtagaaattgggttagggttacaattaagatTGCTATTAATTTGAGAATTGaagtaataattattaaaataagtaTAATCTTTTATAAAATCAACTTAATTCTAAATCAACAATAACATTATAAAAGAGTATACTTATTTTATGTTTTAAGAATAGATTTATTGTATTTTATGCTAATctttataattttctttttaaaatattagataattttttttataataagcaTGCATCCTTGCCTTcaactttatttttaattaattcaaattgtaAGTAGAATACTATTTTGATTTACAATTAATTTGATTAGATCATAAATAGTCTATtatgattttttaatttaaatttttttttttaatttgaactaTCTAAAAAGTGCCTAAAATTCTACAtgttttatgattagggttagggttagggttaattgtAGGAATGGATTCACTTATAATTAGATTATGCTTATGGTTAGGTATGGGGTTTCAACTAAGTCTATGATAATACTTGAGATTAGGTATGGGGCTTAAATTTTGAACTAATTATAAAGACTAAAATATTGATATAATATAATAAGTGGTGTCTTCCAAACCATTAcactttatataaataattaaattaattttatttttataatcataTATTTAACTTAATTCTAGTTTGATaatcatttaaataaaattattacatttctctttttacttttccattaataaatttttttattttattttattttatttttttagtttgaaCTATCTAAAAAGTGCCTAAAATTCTTCAtgttttatgattagggttataaTATGGGGTTTCAACTAAGTCTATGATAATACTTGAGATTAGATGTGGGGTTTAAATTTTAGGGAAAgggttataatataataataattaaaataagtatAGTCTTTTATAATGTTAGTGTTGATTTTAGAATTAAGAATAGATTTATTATGTTTTATGCTTTTTTTATTTGAAAAACATTAgataaattttattataataataatgcATCCTTGCCTTCaactttattttaaattaatatctAAGAAGTATCACTTATATAAGACTTGTCAAATTGTAAATAGAAtactatttaataattttttaatttattttaagttttttcaTTTGAACTATCTAAAAAGAGTATGAAATTCTCCATCCTTAGCAGCCTCATTAGCAGGTGCAGAGGAAGCAAACTTATCATCCAAAACAATTTCATCAAACTTTTCTCTCTATGAATATGAATAATGAtatagatataaaaaataaaataaaacacaaagaAATACAAGTGCATTTGGATTAGATATCACTTGATGGGTATTTTTCACATTTAAATTTGATGTAATAATGAGATTTATGCCTAGATATATTATTTTGGTGTAATAATTAAAAATGTATTATAACTATGATCCTTAGATCTAATCTAACATTAATATTAATCATATTTTAACTTTAACCCTAGCCATATTGATAATTCAAATTTTATTGAACCTTAACTCTAATTAATACCTAACCATAATCTTATTTAAATCATAATAAATTAAACCTCGCCCTTTTCAATTTATAAAATCTATTTTAACcaacatttaaatattaatatataactaaattttctcatttgcataactTCAACCTAGTTTCAAAACTTATTAGAAAAATCATTATAGTCTTTTTTATGTCTAAGACTTTCAAACTGATAAAAAAACCATTATATTATTTATGGCACTAGATGTTTATCATATGAACcaaatgatgaacataaaaattaaataaataaacaactgAATAAACATTACAATATATACCTATAAAAACTGACAAAACCCTATTATCAAAAGCATTATTTCAAAACATTAAATTCAACTATGCAACAAATGAGCCCTAGAATCAATTGCCAACAACACTAGAATCAATTGCCAAAAAATCGGTACCCCAAACATTTATCCTAAACCTCACGGAGAGGATAAATGTTTTTAGGCAGATGTTGTAGTTGTTATTGCATTGGTTGACATGCATGTAAAACGTGGAAGCACATGCAGACTTGTGAGTTGTTTAATAGAATGCCTCAATGAAATTTGCTTTCATGGAAGACCACAACTACAGTGTATGCTTAAAATGTACTTGTTCTAGAAACCTCCACACAAATATTAAGTAGTCAGCATTTTTGAGAATCCTTCACGTCTATATAAATGTGTGAGCCTTGGAATAAGGCATATGAGTTCATGGAGGCATATATGAACACCATGTCAGACTTGAGAAAATATTTCTGGGAACTTAATTGGTTGGATATACTATGGCTATTGGCAGAGAAACATCAAATATAAAGTATTTAGACAGGATAAAAAATGACAGGTATAGCCTAAGGAAAAATCAAATACCTCTATCTGAAAAGGATGTTGAAGTTGTTTAAGTAGACTCTCTTTGTTATTGGAATAGAGTCTAGTAACAATAAAAAACATGTTTAAGTAGTCAGAAAACTAAATTCTATTAAAACAAAGTCCCATACCTGTTTTTGCTGTGTAATTGATCCCTTCTCTGAAATTCACAAGATTTCAATTTTAAGAGTGGAACTTCTACAATTTTTAATCACTCAATCCCATGAATGGTTTCATTATATAGTATATTAatcttatattatatatatattaatcatatattatataatatattaatcatatattatataatatattaatcttATATTATATTAATCAGTAAATGTAAATTAATTGAAAACttctgagagatatccttctccaggcatttatttttttattaatatatattaatggtGTCTTAAGGAGCTAATCAAATTAATTGTAAATCAAAATAGTATTCTATTACAATTTGACAAGTCTTATATGAATGATACTTCTTACATATTGATTTAAAATAAAGTTGAAAGCAAGGATGCATTACTATTATAATAAAATTTAtctaatgtttttaaaataaaaaaagcaTAAACATAATAAGTGTATTCTTAATTCTAAAATCAACACTAACATTATAAAAGACTatacttattttaattattatcctgtgaccccttaggacaccatatgacccctcaagacaccatacaacccataaaaacaccatatggtgtcgtaaggccccttaggacaccatatgaccccttaagacatgatacaacccataacaacaccatatggtgtcctaaggggtcataggatgccatatgacccctagggacaccaatgacccataacaacaccatatggtgttctatgatcccttaggacactatttggtgtcattataggcccaatggtgtgctaagggataatatagtgtatGTATAGAACATATTGAGTTATACTTAGTTCAAAATTTAAACCCCATACCTAATCTCAAGTATTATCATAAACTTAGTTGAAACCCCATACCATAACACTAATCATAAAAACAGGAAGAATTTTAGGCACTTTTTAGATagttcaaattaaaaaaataaaataaaataattattaatgaacTATTGATGATCTAATCAAATTAATTGTCAATCAAAATAGTATTCTACTTACAATTTGAATTAATATCCAATTAATAGTAatcttaattgtaaccctaaccagaGTTCTAAGTAAAACTAATTTTAACCCTAAGCTTGATTCTAAAATTAACAATAGTAATTCTAATTGAAACACTAATTCTAATTGAAACCCTAACCTTGATACTACCACTAATATGTAAAAGTCCATAATGTTTAAGAAAGTAAAAAGAGAAatgtaataattttatttaaatgattATCAAAATAGAATTAAGTTAAATATGtgattataaaaataaaattaatttaattatttatataaagtgTAATGGTTTGGAAGACACCACTTATTATATTATATCAATATTTTAGTCTTTATAATTAGTTCAAAATTTAAACCCCATACCTAATCTCAATTATTATCATAGACTTAGTTGAAACCTCATACCTAACCATAAGTATAATCTAATCATAATTGAACCCAACCCTacaactaaccctaaccctaaccctaatcataaaacaTGCAGAATTTTAGGCACTTTTTAGATagttcaaattaaaaaataattaaattaacttAAAAAATCATTAATGGGCTATTGATGATCTAATCAAATTAATTGTAAATAAAAATAGTATTCTACTTACaatttgaattaatttaaaataaagttGAAGGCAAGGATGCATgattattataataaaatttatctaatatttttaaagGAAAATTATAAAGGTTAGCATAAAATACAATAAATCTACTCTTATAACATAAAATAAGTATACTCTTTTATAATGTTATTGTTGATTTACAATTAATTTGATTTTATAAAAGACTAtacttattttaataattattacttCAATTCTCAAATTAATAGTAATCTTAATTGTAACCCCAACCCAATTTCTAACTAAAACTAATTTTAACCCTAAGATTGATTTTAAAATTAACAATAGCTATTCTAATTGAAACCTTGACCTTGATACTAACATTGATATGTAAAAATTCATAATGTTTAAGAAAGTAAAAAGAGAAATGTAATCATTTT contains:
- the LOC131875638 gene encoding class I heat shock protein-like, translating into MSYIGRDFANYYETPTFPPVDWHETADTHVFKADLAGVDKGAVKLGIVDGGILEISGERSIEGGKNYLRCERFKGRFLRHFTLPENANVDEAKAAMENGVLTVTVPKKPDQYSVIEIC